The following proteins are encoded in a genomic region of Cucurbita pepo subsp. pepo cultivar mu-cu-16 unplaced genomic scaffold, ASM280686v2 Cp4.1_scaffold000155, whole genome shotgun sequence:
- the LOC111784136 gene encoding uncharacterized protein LOC111784136: MDAAALASTMNEVQRLKVQLNIVSESDQTQSNLAESMENLQSDGIKAVEAYNSFSLELEQSKDQNSWRDDFDFYGGKGRYQKGLNSDRVGDGFRNYGSMVRMRGVTGKRAFGNGTCQTAEDKTERSWRKLSFNNSGLVGRGAQPDKNPTGFVDANWAGDVNDRCSTRGFCFTADSAAISWCSKKQSTVALSSCEAEYVATTMATQEFLWLIRRLIQEMVTTHYHFVRENVNAGC; encoded by the exons ATGGATGCTGCTGCATTGGCCTCCACTATGAATGAAGTTCAGAGGCTCAAGGTCCAGCTGAACATAGTGTCTGAATCCGACCAAACCCAAAGTAACCTCGCCGAGTCTATGGAAAATCTTCAATCAGATGGAATCAAAGCTGTTGAAGCCTACAACTCTTTCTCACTAGAATTGGAGCAATCAAAAGATCAGAATTCATGGAGGGATGACTTTGATTTTTATGGAGGGAAGGGAAGATACCAGAAAGGTTTAAATTCCGATCGTGTTGGTGATGGATTTAGGAATTATGGATCGATGGTTCGTATGAGAGGAGTAACAG GAAAAAGAGCTTTTGGCAATGGAACTTGTCAGACTGCCGAGGATAAAACAGAGAGGAGCTGGAGGAAGCTAAGTTTCAATAACTCTGGACTAGTGGGGCGGGGTGCTCAACCCGATAAAAATCCTActggttttgtggatgctaaTTGGGCTGGTGACGTGAACGATAGATGCTCTACAAGAGGTTTTTGTTTCACAGCAGACTCTGCTGCAATTTCATGGTGCAGTAAAAAGCAAAGCACCGTTGCTTTGTCAAGTTGTGAAGCAGAATATGTAGCTACTACAATGGCTACTCAAGAATTTTTATGGTTGATCAGGAGGCTTATTCAAGAAATGGTGACTactcattatcattttgttcgagagaaTGTTAATGCAGGATGTTGA